A single genomic interval of Terriglobus albidus harbors:
- a CDS encoding 3-hydroxybutyrate dehydrogenase, with protein sequence MRLKGKVALVTGGASGIGYAIAERFAIEGANVAIADVDGESAEAAAERLQKIALANISGIAMDVTKEDQVESGVRDVLQRYGGLDVLCSNAGVQHIAGVHELTYSDWKKVTSTHLDGAFLTTRACLRHMYRSGRGGTILYMGSVHSKIASVLKAPYVAAKHGIVGLCRTVAKEGAQYGVRANVICPGFVRTALVEKQIPEQAELLGITAEEVVQKVMLKDAVDGQFTTTDEIAEAAVFLAQQRTLALTGQSIIVSHGWVME encoded by the coding sequence ATGCGTCTGAAGGGGAAGGTTGCGCTTGTTACAGGCGGAGCATCGGGAATCGGCTATGCCATTGCCGAGCGGTTTGCGATAGAAGGTGCCAATGTTGCCATAGCGGACGTAGATGGCGAAAGCGCGGAGGCGGCAGCAGAGCGTCTTCAGAAGATTGCGCTAGCGAACATCTCAGGTATCGCCATGGATGTAACGAAGGAAGATCAGGTCGAGAGTGGTGTAAGGGATGTTCTTCAGCGGTATGGCGGTCTGGATGTTCTTTGCAGCAATGCGGGAGTCCAACATATCGCGGGTGTCCATGAGCTGACGTACAGCGACTGGAAGAAGGTCACATCAACCCATCTGGACGGAGCGTTTCTGACGACGCGAGCGTGTCTTCGCCATATGTATCGGTCTGGGCGGGGCGGAACGATTCTCTACATGGGCTCTGTTCATTCGAAGATTGCCTCTGTGTTGAAGGCGCCTTATGTTGCGGCGAAGCATGGAATTGTTGGACTTTGTCGCACGGTCGCCAAGGAGGGAGCACAATACGGCGTGCGGGCGAATGTGATCTGTCCGGGGTTCGTCCGTACTGCTCTGGTCGAGAAACAGATACCGGAGCAGGCCGAACTCCTCGGCATCACTGCGGAAGAAGTCGTTCAGAAGGTCATGCTGAAGGATGCCGTAGATGGCCAGTTCACGACGACCGATGAAATTGCGGAGGCGGCCGTGTTTCTCGCTCAGCAGAGGACGCTGGCGCTGACGGGGCAGTCGATCATCGTCAGCCATGGGTGGGTAATGGAGTAG
- a CDS encoding DUF3237 domain-containing protein, protein MQELQSRPLFTISMTLDPVMEVGNTPAGQRRVFTVSGGHFEGDRLKGVVLPQASSDLLLVRADGSSQQDARLVLKTDDEAIIVMTYRGVRHASVEVSAKIARGENIAASEYYLRTAPFFETSALKYAWLNKIVAVSIGERQPNGVSYRVFEIL, encoded by the coding sequence ATGCAAGAATTGCAATCGCGCCCTTTGTTTACGATCAGCATGACTCTGGATCCAGTGATGGAAGTTGGCAATACGCCTGCCGGACAGCGCAGGGTATTCACGGTATCCGGTGGGCACTTCGAAGGAGACCGTCTCAAAGGAGTCGTGTTGCCCCAGGCCAGCTCTGACCTCTTGCTGGTTCGAGCCGATGGGTCCTCTCAGCAGGACGCTCGTTTAGTTCTGAAGACAGATGACGAAGCTATTATTGTCATGACTTACCGTGGCGTGCGACACGCTTCGGTCGAAGTTAGCGCAAAAATTGCCCGTGGGGAGAACATTGCAGCTTCTGAATACTATCTACGCACAGCTCCGTTTTTCGAAACTTCCGCACTGAAATACGCATGGCTCAACAAAATTGTGGCTGTTAGCATTGGCGAACGACAACCCAATGGCGTCAGCTACCGGGTATTCGAAATCCTTTGA
- a CDS encoding LysR family transcriptional regulator: MIRMMNLAGFDLNLLVVLDALLTEAHVGRAARKAGLSQPATSHALNRLRHLLSDPLLVRIGSRMQLTPRAAQLRDSLPDLLHQLQNTLNARPFSPESSDRTFSIQMQDHVAHLVLPPLVERLNAEAPGITLSLVAWQSPVMLAPERYQTLDFLISCADIDLPGFYRRSLFTDTEVVVFRAGRSLPRHLSRLDSFLTAKHVAVVGYGASEDPVDVWLRQEGQTRRIALRVPNYLQALQAVSQTDLVAVVPKRFVTIWMSPLSLSMTPPPINPGKYREQLFSALRTEQDPASIWMKNLIVRVTRDI; the protein is encoded by the coding sequence ATGATTCGCATGATGAATCTAGCAGGCTTTGACCTCAATTTGTTGGTCGTTCTCGATGCGCTCCTCACCGAGGCCCATGTGGGACGAGCTGCTCGAAAAGCCGGCCTATCCCAACCGGCAACCAGTCACGCACTCAACCGCTTGCGGCATTTGCTATCGGATCCGCTGCTCGTCCGCATCGGTTCCCGAATGCAGTTGACACCACGAGCTGCCCAGTTGCGCGATTCACTTCCCGATTTGTTACATCAGCTGCAGAATACCCTGAATGCCAGGCCATTTTCGCCGGAAAGCAGTGATCGAACTTTTTCAATCCAGATGCAGGATCATGTTGCACATTTGGTTCTTCCTCCACTTGTCGAGCGTTTGAACGCGGAGGCACCCGGAATCACACTGTCCCTTGTGGCATGGCAAAGCCCTGTCATGCTGGCCCCGGAGCGATATCAAACTCTTGACTTTTTGATTTCATGTGCCGACATTGATCTGCCCGGGTTCTATCGGAGGTCCTTGTTCACGGACACCGAGGTCGTGGTTTTCCGAGCAGGTCGATCCCTACCCCGTCACCTCAGCCGCCTGGACAGCTTCCTTACTGCGAAGCACGTTGCCGTTGTCGGTTACGGAGCCTCTGAGGACCCAGTGGATGTTTGGCTTCGGCAGGAAGGACAAACGAGAAGAATTGCCTTGCGCGTCCCAAACTATCTACAAGCGCTGCAAGCGGTAAGCCAGACAGATCTAGTAGCCGTCGTGCCAAAGCGTTTTGTAACAATTTGGATGAGTCCCCTTTCGTTGTCGATGACACCCCCGCCGATCAATCCGGGAAAATATCGGGAACAACTCTTTTCCGCTTTGCGAACGGAACAAGACCCGGCGTCGATATGGATGAAGAATCTTATCGTTCGAGTCACTCGCGACATCTAG
- a CDS encoding DUF1593 domain-containing protein: protein MKNKKFYLMLLLGSLGVVDALAQRPSISANKPRVVITADPELDDNDTLIRAILYTTDFNVEGLVYQESTFHWKGDGKGTTQFRPAWGAARAKTCPEGCTTYRWPFPEKEAFIDHIVDAYAKVYKNLKVHNPEYPDPALLKSKIKWGNVEFEGDFSRDTDGSNLIKSLLMDDKPGPLYVTAQGGQSTIARALRSIYMECHDKPQWQSVKEKISRKLVIIPFGDQDGTYNSYIKPNWPDVAEWSLAMVEYGYGIRGSLSPENMVYISGPWTRENVLNQGPLGALYRVWQDGVVMDPTDTFGFTVDKLREMGRQAQEKDSFISEGDTPTFLNLLNNGLRAQNGRWGGWGGIWRDGAGPMLNIIPIQGPLPPDDAGFAPGLAAQGQKNPNVPDIANAPAPQARPQGMRRSPLPPEVLALNNRFFAASQNDFAARLKWSVTPNFKDANHEPKVTVKGPLDLTAKAGSTVALQGAASDPDHNSVKVKWWQYKDAGSYGGSVRIDSPEALKTNIVIPADAKVGDTIHLILEGTDSGTPALTQYQRVVITVQ from the coding sequence ATGAAGAATAAAAAGTTCTACCTGATGTTGTTGCTGGGCTCCCTGGGAGTAGTGGACGCGTTGGCGCAACGACCGTCTATCTCCGCGAACAAGCCTCGCGTCGTCATCACCGCCGACCCTGAGCTGGATGACAACGACACGCTGATTCGCGCGATCTTATATACAACTGACTTCAATGTGGAAGGGCTGGTCTACCAGGAGTCGACCTTTCACTGGAAGGGTGATGGCAAAGGGACAACGCAATTCCGTCCTGCATGGGGAGCAGCCCGCGCGAAGACATGTCCAGAGGGCTGCACTACGTACAGATGGCCCTTCCCGGAGAAGGAGGCGTTCATCGACCATATCGTTGATGCGTATGCCAAGGTCTACAAGAACCTGAAGGTCCATAATCCGGAGTATCCGGATCCGGCGTTGCTGAAGTCCAAGATCAAGTGGGGCAACGTTGAGTTTGAGGGCGACTTCTCAAGGGACACAGATGGCTCGAATCTGATCAAGTCTCTTCTCATGGATGACAAACCGGGTCCGCTGTACGTTACGGCGCAGGGCGGACAGAGCACGATCGCACGCGCCCTGCGCTCGATCTATATGGAATGCCACGATAAGCCACAGTGGCAAAGCGTCAAGGAAAAGATATCGCGCAAGCTGGTGATTATTCCGTTCGGTGACCAGGACGGGACATATAACAGCTACATCAAGCCGAACTGGCCGGATGTAGCCGAGTGGTCGCTGGCGATGGTTGAATACGGCTATGGCATTCGCGGTTCGCTCTCCCCGGAGAACATGGTCTATATCAGCGGTCCATGGACAAGAGAGAATGTTCTCAATCAAGGACCTTTAGGGGCGTTGTATCGTGTGTGGCAGGATGGTGTCGTGATGGATCCGACCGACACCTTTGGATTCACAGTAGACAAATTGCGTGAAATGGGACGCCAGGCTCAAGAGAAGGACTCGTTCATCAGCGAGGGAGATACTCCGACATTCCTCAATCTCCTCAACAATGGTCTGCGAGCGCAGAATGGGCGTTGGGGCGGTTGGGGAGGAATCTGGCGAGACGGCGCCGGACCGATGCTGAATATCATTCCGATTCAAGGGCCGTTGCCTCCGGATGACGCGGGCTTTGCACCCGGACTCGCGGCGCAGGGTCAGAAGAATCCCAACGTACCCGATATTGCCAATGCCCCAGCACCACAGGCTCGACCGCAAGGGATGAGGCGGTCGCCGCTGCCTCCTGAGGTCCTGGCATTGAATAATAGATTCTTTGCTGCCTCACAGAATGACTTCGCGGCTCGTCTGAAGTGGTCCGTCACGCCCAATTTCAAGGATGCCAATCACGAACCCAAAGTGACCGTGAAGGGCCCGCTCGATCTAACTGCCAAAGCGGGAAGCACCGTGGCCCTTCAAGGCGCCGCATCGGACCCTGATCACAATAGCGTCAAGGTGAAGTGGTGGCAGTACAAGGATGCGGGTTCCTATGGAGGCAGTGTCCGGATTGACAGCCCGGAGGCGCTCAAAACCAACATCGTCATTCCCGCGGACGCGAAGGTTGGCGATACGATCCACCTGATTCTGGAAGGAACTGACAGCGGCACGCCCGCCCTAACGCAGTACCAGCGTGTTGTAATTACCGTGCAATAG
- a CDS encoding aldose epimerase family protein, whose amino-acid sequence MSLLFCTARLTGEVVVSSENWGHLPDGQPVELFTLRDGSLTVQTSNYGARIVAIRAPDRSGRTGNIVLGFPNLEPYLEPRNSVMGATVGRFANRIAHGRFSLDGMEYTIPINNNGNALHGGTVGFNKKVWSPRIVKDGVEMSLVSPDGDMGFPGSLSVQVTFTLVRYRHNPALVIQYRATTDRTTVVNLTNHAYFNLSMSGQEPVFEDIAWIDAAHYTPTDATSIPTGQIESVHDTAFDFTTPHPIADKIPELGYDQNFALNSHRRSSPNAEVRDQKSGRTLQVITDQPGLQFYVPRFPTPPAGAQRAGIAAFCLETQHFPDSPNRTNFPTTTLRPGQIFRSQTVYIPTVDTKH is encoded by the coding sequence TTGTCACTCCTCTTCTGTACCGCTCGTTTGACCGGAGAAGTTGTCGTATCGAGCGAGAACTGGGGGCATCTGCCAGACGGGCAACCCGTCGAACTCTTTACGTTGCGCGATGGATCGCTAACCGTTCAGACTTCCAATTATGGTGCGCGCATTGTGGCGATACGCGCACCCGATCGCAGTGGTCGGACCGGAAACATCGTTCTTGGCTTTCCGAACCTCGAACCCTATCTTGAGCCGCGTAACTCGGTCATGGGGGCGACTGTCGGAAGATTTGCGAATCGAATCGCACATGGCCGCTTCTCCCTCGATGGAATGGAGTACACCATCCCCATCAATAACAATGGCAACGCACTCCACGGCGGGACTGTCGGATTCAATAAGAAGGTCTGGAGTCCCCGCATTGTCAAAGACGGTGTGGAGATGTCTCTGGTGTCACCCGATGGCGATATGGGGTTCCCCGGCAGTCTCTCTGTTCAAGTGACCTTCACGTTGGTCAGGTATCGCCATAACCCGGCACTCGTGATACAGTACCGCGCAACCACAGACCGCACCACTGTGGTCAACCTGACCAACCACGCGTATTTCAACCTGTCGATGTCGGGCCAGGAGCCCGTCTTCGAAGACATTGCATGGATCGATGCGGCCCACTACACGCCGACAGACGCAACCAGCATTCCGACGGGCCAAATCGAGAGCGTGCACGATACGGCCTTCGACTTTACGACCCCTCATCCAATCGCGGACAAAATTCCTGAGCTTGGCTACGACCAGAACTTCGCTCTAAACAGCCATCGTCGCAGCTCGCCGAATGCTGAAGTCAGAGATCAGAAAAGCGGGCGAACATTACAGGTGATTACGGACCAGCCCGGCTTGCAGTTTTACGTCCCGCGCTTCCCTACTCCGCCAGCAGGAGCCCAACGAGCTGGCATAGCGGCGTTCTGCCTGGAGACACAACATTTTCCCGATTCTCCAAACCGGACGAACTTCCCAACGACTACGCTGCGACCAGGGCAGATATTCCGCTCTCAGACCGTTTATATCCCGACAGTTGATACGAAGCATTGA